The stretch of DNA CGAATTTCTCGGCAACGTAACTCAGGCCGATTGCGATGGCCCGCTGGTGCCCGACGTTGCGACGCAGACGAATAACGACACCTTCCAGGCCTGCTTTCGAGATGGCAGCCGGGTCGACTGGCTGCTTGACCGAACCGTCGTCCACGGCCACGACGAACGTGTCCAGCCCGCGCCTCGATGCGAGCTCATGGAACAGTCGACTCGACGCCTCCACGTCCTCGAACACTGGCATTACGACTACCAGGGTGGCACTGGAATGACTCATTGCGCGAGCCGCCAGCGGAAGTAGTTGATGGTCTCCTTGAGTCCATCCTCAAGCGCGACCTTGGGCTGCCAATCCAGCTCCTTGCTGGCCAGCGAGATATCCGGCTGCCGCTGCTTCGGGTCATCCGACGGCAGCGGCTGGAACACCAGCTTGGAGCTCCCGCCCACCAGCCTGAGCACGGTCTCAGCCAACTGGAGCATGGTGAACTCCCCCGGATTACCGATATTGACGGGACCGGTCAGATCTTCGCGGCTCTCCATCAAGCGGATCATCCCTTCGATCAGATCATCGACATAACAGAAGCTCCGCGTCTGGCTGCCATCGCCATAGATCGTGATGGGTTCCCCACGCAACGCCTGCACGATGAAATTGCTGACCACGCGACCATCGTTGGGATGCATGCGCGGGCCGTACGTGTTGAAAATGCGCATCACCTTGATCTGGAGCTTGTGCTGGCGCCAGTAATCGAAGAACAGCGTTTCCGCGCAGCGCTTCCCTTCGTCGTAGCAGCTGCGGATTCCGATCGGATTGACGCGACCCCAGTAGCCTTCCACCTGCGGGTGAATCTCCGGGTCGCCGTAGACCTCGCTCGTGCTGGCCTGCAGGATGCGCGCGCGCACGCGCTTGGCCAGACCGAGCATGTTGATGGCGCCGTGGACGCTGGTCTTCGTGGTCTGCACCGGATCGAACTGGTAGTGCACGGGGGACGCCGGGCAGGCCAGGTTGTAGATCTTGTCGACTTCCACGTAGAGCGGGAACGTCACGTCGTGACGCATCAACTCGAAGCGCGGGTGGCCCAGCAGGCCCTGTACGTTCGCCCGGGTTCCGGTGAAAAAATTGTCGACGCACAGAACATCGTGCCCCGCGCCGACCAAACGGTCGCACAGATGGGACCCCAAGAAGCCCGCGCCTCCCGTTACCAGCACCCTACTGTCGATCACGGACATAACTTTCCCCAAAATTGATTTCCACGCCTCATGCGGCGGGATAGAAAATGCTTCGCAACCCTTTGCGCACTACTGCCGGAACACGGCGACCGCGAGGCCTCAGTTGGCCGAAAGCATCCACTCCAGCGTCTCGCGCAGGGGCGGACAGCTCCAATCGCCAACCAGGCGACGCAGAATGTCGTTCTCGCCACGCAGCATCCTGACTTCGCTCGCCCTTACGAACGCGGGGTTCACATCGACGCGGATCGAATGGCCGGTCAGCGTTTCGCACAGTGAGATCACTTCGCGCAGGGAGTGGGCCGTTCCGGAGCAGACGTTCACCACCTGCCCGATGGCGTCCGGCGCCTGGATGAGCCTGGCGTAAGCTCCTGCCACTGCCCTGACGTCGCTGAAGTCCCGCCATACGTCCAAGTTGCCCAACTCGACGCTCGGCGCGCGGCGACGGAAATGCGCCACGATCTTGGGGATCACGAACTGCTCTGACTGACCCACGCCGGTGTAGTTGAACGGGCGGGCCAGTACGATCGGCAGGCGGTCGCTCCACAGGCGCGCCGCGTACTCCATCGCCAGCTTGCTGACGGCGTAGTCGTTGGCAGGCGCAGCGGGCGTGGTCTCGGCGAGGGCGCCTTCCGACGCGTTGCCGTAGACGTTCGCGCTGCTGGCCAGCAGGACGCACTCGGGCACCTGGCCGGCCGAGGAAATCGCCTCGAGCAGGTTGCGCGTGCCGATCAGATTGACGTTGTAGAAGTCGTTGGCGCTGCCGTGGCCGACGAAGGCCACTGCCGCCAGGTGGATCACGACCTGAGGCCGGACCTCGGCGAGCACGCGCTTCAAGTCGTCGGCATCCAGGAGGTCCACATGCAGCATGTCGGACAGCGGCGCGTTCGCCGCATCCTGATGCTCCAGGCCCTCGGGCGCACGCCCTCCGAGTCCGACGACCTGATAGCCGCGGCTTGCGAGTTCGACTGCCATGTAGCGTCCGGTGAAGCCGCTGGCCCCCGTTAGCAGCACGCGCTTGCCGACACTGCTCATTAGAACGAGAAGCCCTGTTCGTTACGGCGCAGATCCGCTTCGACCATCATGCGGCTCAGTTCCTCGAGCGTGGTCTTGGGCTTCCACCCAA from Lysobacter arenosi encodes:
- a CDS encoding GDP-mannose 4,6-dehydratase, which gives rise to MSSVGKRVLLTGASGFTGRYMAVELASRGYQVVGLGGRAPEGLEHQDAANAPLSDMLHVDLLDADDLKRVLAEVRPQVVIHLAAVAFVGHGSANDFYNVNLIGTRNLLEAISSAGQVPECVLLASSANVYGNASEGALAETTPAAPANDYAVSKLAMEYAARLWSDRLPIVLARPFNYTGVGQSEQFVIPKIVAHFRRRAPSVELGNLDVWRDFSDVRAVAGAYARLIQAPDAIGQVVNVCSGTAHSLREVISLCETLTGHSIRVDVNPAFVRASEVRMLRGENDILRRLVGDWSCPPLRETLEWMLSAN
- a CDS encoding UDP-glucuronic acid decarboxylase family protein, which encodes MSVIDSRVLVTGGAGFLGSHLCDRLVGAGHDVLCVDNFFTGTRANVQGLLGHPRFELMRHDVTFPLYVEVDKIYNLACPASPVHYQFDPVQTTKTSVHGAINMLGLAKRVRARILQASTSEVYGDPEIHPQVEGYWGRVNPIGIRSCYDEGKRCAETLFFDYWRQHKLQIKVMRIFNTYGPRMHPNDGRVVSNFIVQALRGEPITIYGDGSQTRSFCYVDDLIEGMIRLMESREDLTGPVNIGNPGEFTMLQLAETVLRLVGGSSKLVFQPLPSDDPKQRQPDISLASKELDWQPKVALEDGLKETINYFRWRLAQ